One window of the Luteitalea sp. genome contains the following:
- a CDS encoding DUF4920 domain-containing protein yields MRRHIALAIGLTLALLGKVETQEPQTFGAGVSLKDRTPLTRVLDRPAEFEGKTVRVEGTVTAVCAHMGCWMALAPDGAAGDRTLLVKVDDGVIVFPVSTKGRRAAAQGTIQRVGTNHSAEAQEAAAEHARQAGLANGATRTSWQLKATGALVY; encoded by the coding sequence TTGAGGCGTCACATCGCCCTCGCAATCGGTCTCACACTCGCGTTGCTGGGCAAGGTGGAGACGCAGGAGCCCCAGACATTTGGCGCCGGCGTGTCCCTCAAGGACCGCACGCCGCTGACCCGTGTGCTCGACCGGCCCGCCGAGTTCGAAGGCAAGACCGTTCGTGTGGAGGGAACCGTCACGGCGGTCTGCGCGCACATGGGCTGCTGGATGGCCTTGGCACCGGACGGCGCGGCGGGCGATCGCACGCTGCTCGTCAAGGTGGACGACGGAGTGATCGTGTTTCCCGTGAGCACCAAGGGCCGCCGGGCCGCTGCTCAGGGAACGATCCAGCGCGTCGGGACCAATCATTCTGCTGAAGCGCAGGAAGCGGCGGCCGAGCACGCCCGGCAGGCGGGGTTGGCCAACGGAGCGACGAGAACCTCGTGGCAGCTCAAAGCCACCGGGGCACTCGTGTACTAG